The stretch of DNA GTAACAACTCCTACTTCATCTTCTCCAAGTTCCATTTCAGGAATAAACTTCGGAGCTCCTAAAATCTCCTCTACACGTTTCTTCGTAATAACGTACTTTTTCTCTTTACCTTCACTTATCCATAAAGCCACTTTCCTGCAAACAGCAGCTATCTTTCTGTCAAGATTCCTTACACCGGCTTCCTTCGTGTAGTGCCTTATTATGTGAATAACCGCATCATCTCTAAACTGTATGTCTTTCGTTGTTAAAGCATGGTTTTTAACTTGCTTGGGAATAATGTATTTTTTAGCTATGTTAAGTTTCTCATCTTCCGTATATCCCGGAATGTTAATGACTTCAAGCCTGTCATAGAGAGGCTCAGGAATGGTGTAAGGCGTATTAGCCGTTGCTATAAAAAGCACCTCCGAAAGGTCAAAAGGCTGATTTATGTAGTTATCCACAAATTCCTTATTCTGCTCAGGATCCAGAACCTCAAGAAGTGCTGCCGCAGGATCACCCCTAAAATCAGATGACATCTTATCTATTTCATCAAGAAGAATCACAGGATTTTTTGTCCCAGCCTTTCTCAATGCCTGAATAATCTTGCCGGGCATGGCTCCGACATAGGTTCTTCTGTGTCCACGAATCTCTGCTTCATCCCTTACACCACCGAGAGATATCCTAACAAACTTCCTACCCATAGCCCTTGCAATGGAGCGGGCAAGAGAAGTTTTTCCGACACCGGGAGGACCTACAAAGCAGATAGTCGGCTGCTTTATGGAATGAGACTTTTTCTTCCTCTTCTTCATGAGAGCCTTTACGGCCAGAAACTCAAGAATTCTGTTCTTTACCTTTTCAAGGTCGTAATGATCTTCATCAAGAATTTTCTTAGCTCTCTCAATATCAAGTTTATCTCTTGAACGCTTTGACCAGGGAAGCTCTATCATCCACTCTATGTAAGTTCTCAAAACGGCGGCTTCCGCAGATTCAGGATGCATCTTTTCAAGTCTTGAAAGCTCTTTTAAAACAGCCTCTTCTACCTCTTCCGGCATTTTGGCTTTTTTAATTTTCTCCTTATACTCTTCTATCTCTTTGCTTTTCTCTTCTTCCTCTCCAAGCTCTCTCCTTATAGCCCGAAGTTGCTGCCTTAAAAAGTATTCTCTCTGCTCCTTCTCCATAGATTCACGAGCTTTTGTCCGTATAAGCTCCTGTATTTCAAGAACCCGCATCTCATGCTCAAGCTTTTTACTTACCTTTTTAAGCCTTTCAACAGGATCAACAGTGGCAAGAAGATCTGCCGCTTCTTCCGTTGTAAGTTCTATCTGCCCTGCAATCAAATCTGCCAGTCTTCCTGGATCTTCAATGCTCCGTAAAATTGCCACCATATCAGGAGGGATCTGTTTACCAAGAGCAACAATCCTTTCTATCTGATCCTTCACAAGTTTTATAAGTGCTTCTTCTTCTAAATTTTCAGCAACAAACTCTGGCTCTTCTATGTGTTCTATCTCTGCTTCAAAATGGTCATCAACCAATTTAAGCTTCTTAACTTTCGCTCTTCCAAGACCTTGAACCAGAATTTTTACCCTGCCGTCAGTCATTTTCATCGCTTTTAAAATAACGGCAACGGTTCCTATATCATAAAGATCTTCTCTTTTTGGCTCTTCAATATCCTTATCTCTCTGCGTTGCAAGAAATATCAGCTTATGTTCCTTTAATGACTCTTCTACAGCTCTCAAAGAAAAAGGTCTTCCCACAAAGAGAGGTGCTATCATCATTGGAAAAACAACAACATCTCGGAGAGGAAGTACCGGAAGCCTTTCTGGAAGCTTTGGTTCACTCATCGGCATGATTCCTTCAGCCATTCTTTTCACCTCTCGCTTTCAATTTTTCTTCCATATAATTTATTATAGAATCTCTAAGATCATCCCTCATAAGGGCAAAATCTATTGTGGCTTTAAGAAAACCGAGTTTAGAACCTGTATCATATCTGTTACCTTTCATAACTCTTGCATAAACAGCTTCTCTCATAGAAAGTCTGACTATTGCATCGGTTAGCTGAATCTCATTTCCCTTTCCCGGCGGAGTGTGTCTCAACATATCAAAAATAGTGGAAGTAAGTATATACCTTCCTGTAATAGCAAGGTTTGAAGGAGCTTCAGAAACTGACGGTTTCTCAACGAGCTTATCTAC from Desulfurobacterium indicum encodes:
- the lon gene encoding endopeptidase La; this encodes MAEGIMPMSEPKLPERLPVLPLRDVVVFPMMIAPLFVGRPFSLRAVEESLKEHKLIFLATQRDKDIEEPKREDLYDIGTVAVILKAMKMTDGRVKILVQGLGRAKVKKLKLVDDHFEAEIEHIEEPEFVAENLEEEALIKLVKDQIERIVALGKQIPPDMVAILRSIEDPGRLADLIAGQIELTTEEAADLLATVDPVERLKKVSKKLEHEMRVLEIQELIRTKARESMEKEQREYFLRQQLRAIRRELGEEEEKSKEIEEYKEKIKKAKMPEEVEEAVLKELSRLEKMHPESAEAAVLRTYIEWMIELPWSKRSRDKLDIERAKKILDEDHYDLEKVKNRILEFLAVKALMKKRKKKSHSIKQPTICFVGPPGVGKTSLARSIARAMGRKFVRISLGGVRDEAEIRGHRRTYVGAMPGKIIQALRKAGTKNPVILLDEIDKMSSDFRGDPAAALLEVLDPEQNKEFVDNYINQPFDLSEVLFIATANTPYTIPEPLYDRLEVINIPGYTEDEKLNIAKKYIIPKQVKNHALTTKDIQFRDDAVIHIIRHYTKEAGVRNLDRKIAAVCRKVALWISEGKEKKYVITKKRVEEILGAPKFIPEMELGEDEVGVVTGLAWTAAGGDVLFVEAIVTPGTGKLILTGRLGDVMKESAQAALGFIRAHAENYGIDKDFSKIDIHVHVPAGAIPKDGPSAGITIATAMLSALTGRKVKKNVAMTGEITLGGKVLPVGGLKEKILAALRYGVKTVIIPAKNKAEVMEELPEDAKKQLKLLFVDRVEKVFDTALHKSKTKKRKETATAK